TGTCCCCGACTTCTCCCTCCCTGCCATGGAACGAGTTGATCTTCCGTTCCACCTATCATCATGATAGGGACTGCCCTCGGAGGATTACAGCTCTGTTGTAAAGCAACGGGGAGAGTAGCACTTATGGCTGCAAAAGCAGCAATTTTATCAGACATGTTACAGGCTAGGAATTGAGTCAAAAAACCGCCATTCGAGGTGCCTGCGGCATAAATACGATTGGGATCGACATGTTTAGTTTGCATTAGCGTATCTAGCAACGCAGAGATGAAGATGACTTCGGATCTAACTGGTGTCCCTTCCTGTCCTACCCAGAACTCTCCACTAGCGTTTGGGTAAGCAACAATAAATCCCTCCCGGTTAGCGACCTGGTTCATGCCTGTTTTTAATGCCATCCTATCGCCCCTTCCCCCTGCTCCATGAAATACTAGAACTAAGGGAGTGGGATTATTAGGATTGTAGGAAGTAGGTGTATATAAGTAGTAGTTGTGTGTAACCCCATTAACTGATAAGTCACTCAACACCATTACCCCTGAATCCACTGTTGAGCCAGATTCAGATGACACTACAG
The Neosynechococcus sphagnicola sy1 DNA segment above includes these coding regions:
- a CDS encoding PHB depolymerase family esterase, which translates into the protein MKFVKPRNLMKTILYGSAVLTTVMSACTSIQARSPSPNSSVVSSESGSTVDSGVMVLSDLSVNGVTHNYYLYTPTSYNPNNPTPLVLVFHGAGGRGDRMALKTGMNQVANREGFIVAYPNASGEFWVGQEGTPVRSEVIFISALLDTLMQTKHVDPNRIYAAGTSNGGFLTQFLACNMSDKIAAFAAISATLPVALQQSCNPPRAVPIMMIGGTEDQLVPWQGGRSRGQGISILSMPETVDFWRAKNTCTSQVLAKNLPDVNLNDGTQVVRSEYQGCRNASEVVLYKIEGGGHGWPGDTLRQQENRLTGKVSKDINGSEEVWKFFHQYQLR